GCTCGTGGTACTTCGCCGGACTCCCAAAGAGGACCTGCTGCGGGCCACGGCCTATCTTGTCTGGCCGGGCCTCCTGGCCCCGGTCCTGGCGCCGCTCGTGGGCGGAGCGCTCACCACGTTCCTGTCGTGGCACTGGATCTTCCTGATCAACATTCCCTTGGGCCTGGCCGCGTTCATTGCCGCCCTTCGCCTGGTTCCCAAGGGCGCGGGCGACCAGGCCCGGCGTCTTGACTGGTTCGGGCTGCTGCTGACAACGGCCGGCGTGGGCGCCCTCGTCGTGGGGCTCGAACTGGCCACCGCACACCCCTCGGGGCCGGGCGGGGCGATCTCCATGGCTGCAGGCATCGCCTCGATTGCCGGGGCGGTTCTGTGGCTCAGGCGCACCAGCAATCCGCTTTTCCAGCTGAATGTTTTCGCCACGCGGACGTTCCGGGCAACATCCACCGGCGGGTTCATCTACCGCCTGACCATCAGCGCCGTTCCGTTCCTGCTGCCGCTGATGTTCCAGGACGGTTTTGGCTGGGACCCGCTGCATGCCGGCATCATGGTGGCCGCGGTATTCGTCGGTAACATCGGCATCAAACCCGCCACCACACCGCTTATCCGCAGGTTCGGTTTTAAGCCCGTCCTTGTCTTCGCATCGCTCGCCTCCGCGCTCACCTTTGCCCTGTGCGCCCTGCTCGACGCCGGGACCCCGGAGCCGCTGATCTTTGCCCTGCTGGTCTGCAGCGGGGCATTCCGCTCCATCGGCTTCTCCGCCTATGCCTCAATCCAGTACGCCGACATCGTGCCCGGCCAGCTGCCGTCGGCCAACGCAATTTCGGCTACCCTGGTCCAGCTGGCGGCGGGCGCGGGCATTGCCGTCGGCGCCCTGTTCCTCCGGCTCTTTGCCGCGCCGGGAGCCTTCGGAGCCGACGCCGTTGCGCCGTACCGGAGCGCGTTCCTGGCCATCACGGTGCTGATGCTCCTCAGCACCGCGGACAGCCTGACGCTGCACCGGCAGGCGGGTGCCGACGTCAGCCGCGGGCGTTCCCCGTCACCGAGGGCAGCAAGCTCCTAGGCCTGCAGCCTCCCGGGCCCCCGGGGCGTGCAGCCGCCTGGTTCTAGGATTCCAGCACCGCCATGGCCGCATTGTGGCCCCGATGGCGCTCACAGCCCCGCCGCGGCGTGCGCCCGAACCGCACAGCAGGATCCGCGGATCGTCGGTTGCCACACCCCACCGGCGGGCGGGCGTATCCAGCTGTGCGTCGTCCTCGGCGAACGGCCAGTCGAGGCCGCCGTGGAAGATGTTGCCGCGGGGCATGCCCACTGCGTGCTGGATGTCCAGGGTGGTCTTGGTTTCGATGCACGGGGCACCGTCGGCGCCTGTCAGCAGCAGCTCCTCGATAGGCTCCTCGAGTACCGAGTTGAGGGATTTCAGGACGGCGCCCTGCAGCGCCGCCCGCATGTCCTCGTTGTTCTCTTCGGTGACCAGCCGGTCCGGCACGTGCAGTCCGAACACAGTCAGGGTCTGCGCGCCGGAAGCCTGCAGCGCCGGCGAGAGGATGGTGGGATCGGTCAACGAATGGCAGTAGATTTCGCACGGCAGCGGATCCGGGACTGTGCCCTGCTCTGCTGCCAGATAGGCGTCGTCCAGCTGGGTCCAGGATTCGTTGATGTGGAACGTGCCGCCGAAGGCCGCCTCCGGGCTGACGCTGCGGTCCAGCAGCCGCGGCAGGCGCTTCAGCAGGAGGTTCACCTTGACCTGGGACCCTTCCCGCCGGTGGTTCGGGTTGGCGGGCTCCCCGGCGCTGCTTCCACGCAGCCTGTCCAGGACCGCGGGCGCCACGTTGGACAGCACCCAACCCGCGGAGACCGAATGTTCCCCGCCGCCATGGCGGTAGTGCACCGAGCCGCCGGACCGGACGGCCGTGACCTCGGCAGACGTCACGATGGTGGCGCCTGCTTCCCGGGCGGCGCGCTCGAGCTCGCCCGAGACCGCCCCCATCCCGGCGATGGGAACATCCCAGTCACCGGTGCCGCCGCCCAGGAGGTGGTACAGGAAGCAGATGTTCTGCTGGAGGTCGGCGCTGTCCGCCCTGGCAAAGGTCCCGATCAGCGCATCGGTCAGGACCACGCCGCGCACCAGGTCGCTGTGCAAGCCGCTGCTGATGGCTTCGCCGATGGGCCGCTCGATCAGCGATTCCCACGCATCCCCGGCTCCGGCCGCTGTGGCGAGCCGCTTGGCCTCGGACCGGGAGAGCAACGGGGACGTCATGGTGGGCCACAGCGCGCCTGTGAGCTTCCTGCACTCCGCGTAGAAGTGTCCAAAGGCCTCTGCCTCGGTGGCGGGCGCCCCCACCGAAGCAAACGACGCCGCAGTTGCCTCCGCGTCACCGTTGTCGATCAGCAGACCCCGGCCGGGACTGGCCGGGTCCGGTGTATACGAGGAGTAGCGGCGGCGGGCCAGCCGGATCCGCAGACCAAGGTCGTCGATGATTTCCTGCGGCAGCAGGCTCACCAGGTAGGAGTACAGCGAAAGCCGGGCGTCGACGCCGTCGAACGCCCGTGCGGATACGGCCGCACCGCCGGCGTGGTCCAGTTTCTCCAGCAGCAGCACGTCCCTGCCGGCCCTGGCCAGGTAGGCCGCCGCCGCCAGGCCGTTGTGTCCGCCGCCGACAATAACCACGTCATGATTGCTGCTGCTCGCCATCTGGCCATCCTGCCACCCTGTGCACTGTCGACGCGGGACGCAAACGCAGAAGGCTCCGGGAAACACAGACAGCCCTTGGGAACGCAAAAGGCCCCGGTCCAGGGACCGGGGCCAAACGCGGAGACGGGGGGATTTGAACCCCCGGTGGAGTTGTGCCCCACACTTCATTAGCAGTGAAGCCCATTCGGCCGCTCTGGCACGTCTCCAATTGCTATTCCTAGCCCACCAAGGATACGCAGAACGGGGCATTCAGTGCAAAACGGCGCCATGCTCACGGCGAACGGGGCCGCCGTGAGGCTAGACAATATGAAGTGTGGTGCAGTTCCTGCCCGTCCGGGTCGGCCATTATCGCCGGGCCGGTCCCGGCAGCGCCGGCTTGGGTGTAACCCGTGCCGTCCGTGTGGTGGGCGGCGCTGCCGGGGCCTGATACCCCCGGCGGTGATGTCCTTTATCCCGGACGGGGCAGGTAACGGCAAGAGGCCGGGGCCTTCTGTTTCACAGGGTCCGTGGGTTGCCACTAACTACTCCCTCGGGGGTGCAATGGTAGTGCCACATGTGATGTTTGGGAGGTCCCGGCTATGTTTGAGCATACTTTCATTGGTCTGGATGTTCACGCGGTCAACGTAGTTGGCCATGCGCTGAACCCGGCCACCGGTGAAATCAGCGGCCACACGATGGCTTCCGACCCTGCCGTGGTGCTGGAGTGGGTCCGCCGGTTCGAGCCGCCGGTCAAGGTCGTCTACGAGTCCGGCCCGACCGGGTTCGTCCTGGCCCGTTACCTGCGGGCCGCGGGCATCGACTGCGTCGTCGCGGCGTCCTCGAAACTGCTGCGGGCACCCGGGGACCGCATTAAAACTGATCGGCGGGACGCCCGGGTGTTGGCGGAGATGCTGGCTGTGGGCTCGGTCACCGAGGTGCGTATCCCGGACCTTGAGGAAGAAGCGCTGCGGGACCTGTCCCGGCTGCGCGCCGGCACGGCCAAGGACCTAGCGCACGCCCGCCAGCACGTGAATGCCATCTTGCTGCGCCACGGCATCCGCTACCCCAAAGACACCAGATGGACGAAGGAACACGGCCTGTGGCTGCACCGCCAGCGCTTTGATGAGCCGGCGCTGCAGTTCACCTGCGAGGCGGACATCGAGCAGGCCGAGCTGCTCGCCGGCCAGCTTAAACGGATCGATAGGCAGGTCGCCGTCACTGCCG
This genomic window from Arthrobacter sp. 24S4-2 contains:
- a CDS encoding MFS transporter — translated: MSESQSDAAAARPEWQPRLALLVAATFFMEFLDGTVLTTAIPSIAADFAVAPADVNITMTAYLMTVAMGIPVSGWLAERVGARGVFCAAIAVFTAASLLCALSQDLTMLTASRVLQGAGGAMMVPVGTLVVLRRTPKEDLLRATAYLVWPGLLAPVLAPLVGGALTTFLSWHWIFLINIPLGLAAFIAALRLVPKGAGDQARRLDWFGLLLTTAGVGALVVGLELATAHPSGPGGAISMAAGIASIAGAVLWLRRTSNPLFQLNVFATRTFRATSTGGFIYRLTISAVPFLLPLMFQDGFGWDPLHAGIMVAAVFVGNIGIKPATTPLIRRFGFKPVLVFASLASALTFALCALLDAGTPEPLIFALLVCSGAFRSIGFSAYASIQYADIVPGQLPSANAISATLVQLAAGAGIAVGALFLRLFAAPGAFGADAVAPYRSAFLAITVLMLLSTADSLTLHRQAGADVSRGRSPSPRAASS
- a CDS encoding IS110 family transposase — translated: MFEHTFIGLDVHAVNVVGHALNPATGEISGHTMASDPAVVLEWVRRFEPPVKVVYESGPTGFVLARYLRAAGIDCVVAASSKLLRAPGDRIKTDRRDARVLAEMLAVGSVTEVRIPDLEEEALRDLSRLRAGTAKDLAHARQHVNAILLRHGIRYPKDTRWTKEHGLWLHRQRFDEPALQFTCEADIEQAELLAGQLKRIDRQVAVTAAECRYSPVIDALMCLRGIRMTTGFGLAVEIGDWTRFTGSSIGSYLGLVPSEDSSGLSRHQGPITKAGNTYARKLLIEAAWQHRRPYARPGERLLHQLDLVAPATRIRALEGNHRLHHKWEHFDERHKMSVKANTAIARELAGWCWSLAAPLQQGERMNAA